Proteins encoded together in one Pseudomonadota bacterium window:
- a CDS encoding NAD(P)H-hydrate dehydratase, whose product MKVLSPERMAKYDKYAIETWGIPSAVLMENAGRNTYRLIKERYLAGKKRIVIVCGRGNNGGDGFVVGRYAMRDGYRVRVFLLCKKGDLKGDAALNMNLYESLQGEIVEVENDFNAIKMGVKHADIIVDAIFGTGLSKAVEGKEKTVIEEINRSGKPVMAIDIPSGIDGKTGAPLECAIKATHTFTYAYPKLGQIFYPGGDHTGRLTVIDISIPVLVEDVLGVDAQLVDGDMLRRCIKERLPWSHKGIYGHAAVIAGSPGKTGAAYMASLAALKVGAGLVTLLIPASLNDIMEAKLTEVMTYPVEDKGTGFFTMASYKKVREFVEDKDVIIMGPGLSQNPETMELVRKLYTEIDKLFVIDADGINAFQGHMDVLKGTKRNTVLTPHPGELGRLIGLSPKAINEDRMTVGRRFVEDTSVYLVLKGARSILFSPDGEIYINPTGNPALAKGGSGDILTGFIGGFLSQGYTPTEASLLGMYLHGYLADSWVETNTDIDLLAGDLLSGLGDAIRAIKDGKERIYIEKSL is encoded by the coding sequence ATGAAGGTGCTGTCACCTGAACGGATGGCGAAGTATGATAAATATGCAATTGAGACATGGGGGATCCCATCGGCTGTACTTATGGAGAATGCAGGCCGGAATACATACAGGCTCATCAAAGAGCGTTATCTTGCCGGAAAAAAACGCATCGTAATCGTCTGCGGAAGGGGAAACAACGGCGGCGATGGGTTTGTAGTCGGCAGATATGCCATGAGGGATGGTTACCGCGTCAGGGTTTTTCTTCTCTGCAAGAAAGGTGATTTGAAAGGAGACGCTGCTCTGAATATGAACCTTTATGAATCCCTTCAGGGGGAGATTGTTGAGGTTGAAAACGATTTTAATGCCATAAAAATGGGTGTTAAACATGCCGATATCATAGTGGATGCCATCTTCGGGACAGGCCTTTCAAAGGCTGTAGAGGGGAAGGAAAAGACTGTCATCGAGGAAATTAATCGGTCAGGCAAGCCCGTTATGGCCATCGATATTCCGTCAGGAATCGACGGAAAGACAGGGGCTCCCCTGGAGTGCGCCATCAAGGCAACCCATACGTTTACCTATGCCTATCCGAAGCTCGGCCAGATTTTTTATCCGGGCGGGGATCATACGGGAAGATTGACGGTTATTGATATTTCTATACCAGTCCTCGTAGAGGACGTACTCGGCGTTGATGCGCAACTTGTTGATGGTGATATGCTGAGAAGATGTATAAAAGAAAGGCTTCCCTGGTCACACAAAGGTATCTATGGCCATGCTGCTGTCATCGCAGGATCGCCCGGCAAGACAGGCGCAGCCTATATGGCTTCACTGGCTGCCCTGAAGGTTGGTGCGGGGCTGGTAACACTTCTCATACCTGCGAGCCTCAATGACATAATGGAGGCGAAACTTACAGAGGTCATGACATATCCTGTTGAGGATAAGGGAACAGGTTTTTTCACAATGGCTTCATATAAAAAGGTAAGGGAGTTTGTGGAAGACAAAGATGTGATCATTATGGGGCCCGGTCTTTCACAGAACCCGGAAACAATGGAACTGGTAAGAAAGCTCTATACTGAAATTGATAAGCTTTTTGTGATTGATGCCGATGGAATAAATGCATTCCAGGGTCACATGGATGTTCTCAAGGGTACAAAAAGAAATACTGTGCTGACTCCACACCCCGGAGAACTCGGCCGCCTTATTGGCCTTTCTCCGAAAGCGATAAACGAAGACAGGATGACCGTGGGCAGGAGGTTTGTTGAAGATACCAGCGTATATCTTGTATTGAAAGGGGCCAGGTCAATTCTTTTCAGCCCTGACGGAGAGATATATATAAACCCTACCGGCAATCCGGCCCTGGCAAAAGGTGGAAGCGGAGACATTCTGACCGGTTTTATAGGGGGATTTCTTTCCCAGGGATACACCCCCACAGAGGCATCCCTGCTGGGCATGTACCTTCACGGGTATCTTGCGGATAGCTGGGTTGAAACAAATACGGATATAGATCTCCTTGCCGGTGATTTGCTTTCCGGATTGGGTGACGCAATAAGGGCGATAAAGGATGGAAAGGAAAGAATTTATATCGAAAAATCCCTCTGA
- the tsaE gene encoding tRNA (adenosine(37)-N6)-threonylcarbamoyltransferase complex ATPase subunit type 1 TsaE yields the protein MERKEFISKNPSETWDIGEYTGKNAKQGDLYALYGELGAGKTQFAKGIARGIGVKDWQYVVSPSYTLMNVYEGSALDMCHVDLYRIEGDEIEALQVEEFLQSGIVVVEWAERATWWNGVIRVEIEVAGEEERRILIVKP from the coding sequence ATGGAAAGGAAAGAATTTATATCGAAAAATCCCTCTGAAACATGGGATATAGGCGAATACACTGGCAAAAATGCAAAACAGGGCGACCTTTATGCGCTTTACGGTGAGCTTGGCGCCGGAAAAACCCAGTTCGCAAAAGGTATTGCAAGGGGCATAGGGGTAAAAGACTGGCAGTATGTGGTAAGCCCTTCCTACACCCTCATGAATGTGTACGAAGGCTCAGCCCTTGACATGTGTCATGTCGACCTATACAGGATCGAAGGAGATGAAATTGAGGCCCTTCAGGTAGAAGAATTTCTTCAAAGCGGCATAGTTGTGGTAGAATGGGCTGAAAGGGCAACGTGGTGGAACGGTGTGATAAGGGTTGAGATTGAAGTAGCGGGAGAAGAGGAACGGAGAATATTGATTGTTAAACCATGA
- a CDS encoding aspartate kinase: protein MLIVQKYGGTSVADLERIKSIAKRIIAYREEDNDIVVVVSAMAGETDRLLNLAHSINKFPDEREVDVLISTGEQVVSALLAITLKTMFCDAVSLLGHQAKIVTDSSFTKARISHIDKNQIMSELNKGRVVVVPGFQGVDEKGNITTLGRGGSDTSAVALAAALDADLCEIYTDVDGVYTADPNVCDRARRLDKISYEEMLEMASLGAKVLQIRSVEFAARYNVPILVKSSFTDGEGTLVCKEVSDMERLEVTGVTYNKNEVKITIAGMPDKPGIAAQLFGALSDANIVIDVIVQNVSRNNLADITFTVAKADGKKALKVTEEAALAIGAGGVAIDENIAKVSIVGLGMRSHAGVASKMFSALSKEGINIEAITTSEIKISCVVESKYGELAVRVLHKTFGLDVEHVAEEK from the coding sequence ATGCTTATTGTGCAAAAGTATGGAGGTACATCGGTAGCTGATCTTGAAAGGATAAAGAGCATAGCAAAACGGATCATCGCGTACCGGGAAGAAGACAATGATATCGTTGTGGTTGTTTCTGCTATGGCCGGCGAGACAGACAGGCTGCTCAACCTGGCACACAGTATTAATAAATTCCCTGATGAAAGGGAGGTTGATGTACTGATTTCTACCGGTGAACAGGTGGTTTCTGCGCTTCTTGCCATTACATTAAAGACTATGTTCTGTGATGCCGTTTCACTGCTCGGGCATCAGGCAAAAATTGTTACTGACTCCAGTTTTACAAAGGCAAGGATTTCACATATAGACAAGAACCAGATTATGTCAGAGTTAAACAAGGGCAGAGTTGTGGTTGTCCCCGGTTTTCAGGGTGTGGATGAAAAAGGTAATATTACAACCCTGGGCAGAGGAGGATCGGATACATCGGCAGTGGCATTGGCTGCAGCCCTTGACGCAGATCTTTGTGAAATATATACGGATGTGGATGGTGTGTATACGGCAGACCCGAATGTATGCGATCGGGCAAGAAGACTTGATAAGATATCATATGAAGAAATGCTTGAAATGGCAAGCCTCGGGGCAAAAGTTTTGCAGATAAGGTCTGTTGAATTTGCTGCGAGATATAATGTACCAATTCTTGTAAAATCTTCCTTCACGGACGGTGAAGGGACATTAGTATGTAAGGAGGTTTCAGATATGGAAAGATTGGAAGTTACAGGTGTTACTTATAATAAGAATGAAGTAAAAATAACCATTGCCGGAATGCCTGACAAACCAGGCATTGCAGCTCAGCTATTTGGCGCCCTATCCGATGCAAACATCGTGATAGATGTGATAGTCCAGAACGTGAGTCGTAATAATTTAGCGGATATCACGTTTACCGTTGCAAAAGCAGACGGGAAGAAAGCCCTTAAGGTTACGGAAGAGGCTGCCCTTGCAATAGGAGCAGGCGGTGTGGCGATAGACGAGAATATAGCCAAAGTGTCAATTGTTGGATTAGGAATGAGGTCGCATGCAGGGGTTGCATCGAAAATGTTTTCTGCCCTTTCAAAAGAGGGTATAAACATTGAGGCAATAACCACATCGGAGATTAAAATCTCCTGTGTAGTAGAGAGTAAATACGGAGAACTTGCTGTACGGGTTCTTCATAAAACATTCGGGCTTGATGTCGAGCATGTTGCGGAAGAGAAATGA
- the cimA gene encoding citramalate synthase codes for MKIDFYDTTLRDGAQSEDIAFSLSDKLRVTERLDEFGIHFIEGGWPGSNPKDLLYFKEIKKLALKNAKIVAFSSTMKANANPEEDEIVKAIFEADTEYVTIVGKSWDLHVRDALKVSLDTNLKMIERTVAYLKQRGKVVFFDAEHFFDGYKKNPAYAKKVIKVAADAGADAVILCDTNGGSMPFEVYAVTQEVRDIIHTKLGIHTHNDSELGVANTLMAVRAGCSHVQGTVNGYGERCGNANLCSIIPSLILKMGCEGIEKDKLAHLRGLSLFVDEMANFIPDKHRPFVGESAFAHKGGIHVSAIRKNPETYEHIKPEMVGNIQRVLISDLSGESSIIYKAREFNIDIEKDKKLAKDVLKKVKQLEMYGYQFEGAEGSLELLIKKTLGIHRKYFDLIGFKVIMEKKEKDHPVSEATIMVKVGERIEHTAALGKGPVNALDNALRKALYKFYPELKEMKLVDYKVRVLSTKDGTQAVTRVLIESSDGKRSWGTVGVSENIIEASWLALVDGIDYKLLIEEEKADRATRNEENVSA; via the coding sequence ATGAAAATTGATTTTTACGATACCACATTGCGTGATGGGGCTCAGTCGGAAGATATTGCCTTTTCCCTCAGCGATAAACTGAGGGTTACAGAAAGGCTCGACGAGTTCGGCATACACTTCATTGAGGGCGGGTGGCCTGGTTCAAACCCGAAAGACCTCCTGTATTTTAAGGAAATCAAGAAACTCGCCCTGAAAAATGCAAAAATCGTTGCCTTTAGCAGCACCATGAAGGCCAACGCCAATCCTGAAGAAGATGAGATTGTAAAGGCTATTTTTGAAGCTGATACAGAATACGTCACCATAGTGGGCAAAAGCTGGGATTTACATGTAAGGGATGCCCTCAAGGTGAGCCTTGACACGAATTTGAAGATGATTGAGAGGACTGTAGCCTATTTAAAGCAACGCGGTAAGGTTGTATTCTTTGACGCAGAGCATTTTTTTGACGGGTACAAAAAGAACCCGGCCTATGCAAAGAAAGTTATTAAGGTTGCGGCGGATGCAGGGGCAGATGCTGTAATCCTCTGTGATACAAACGGAGGGAGCATGCCTTTTGAGGTCTATGCTGTTACGCAGGAAGTCCGGGATATTATTCATACAAAACTCGGGATTCATACTCATAATGATTCGGAGTTGGGTGTTGCCAATACATTAATGGCTGTCCGGGCGGGTTGCAGCCACGTACAGGGCACTGTGAACGGTTATGGTGAACGGTGCGGGAATGCCAATCTCTGCTCCATTATACCGAGCCTGATTCTCAAGATGGGGTGCGAAGGCATCGAAAAAGATAAGCTTGCCCATTTAAGGGGTTTAAGCCTTTTTGTGGACGAGATGGCGAATTTTATCCCTGATAAGCACAGGCCATTCGTTGGTGAGAGCGCCTTTGCCCACAAGGGCGGGATACATGTAAGCGCTATAAGAAAGAATCCCGAGACCTATGAACATATCAAGCCTGAAATGGTGGGGAACATTCAACGGGTCCTTATCTCCGACCTCTCAGGCGAGAGCAGCATCATATATAAGGCCAGGGAATTTAATATCGATATCGAGAAGGACAAAAAACTTGCAAAAGATGTGCTGAAAAAGGTTAAACAGCTCGAGATGTACGGGTATCAGTTCGAAGGGGCGGAAGGGTCGCTGGAACTTCTTATTAAGAAGACGCTGGGTATTCACAGGAAGTATTTTGACCTTATCGGTTTTAAGGTCATAATGGAAAAGAAGGAAAAAGACCACCCCGTTTCTGAGGCGACTATCATGGTTAAGGTCGGCGAAAGGATAGAGCATACGGCAGCGCTTGGTAAAGGCCCTGTAAATGCACTGGATAATGCATTAAGGAAGGCCCTGTATAAATTTTATCCTGAATTGAAAGAGATGAAACTTGTGGACTACAAGGTGAGGGTGTTGTCTACCAAAGACGGGACACAGGCGGTCACGAGGGTGCTTATTGAGAGCAGTGACGGAAAACGTTCATGGGGTACCGTGGGCGTATCGGAAAATATCATTGAAGCAAGCTGGCTGGCTCTTGTTGACGGGATTGATTACAAACTGCTGATCGAAGAGGAGAAGGCCGACCGAGCAACGCGGAATGAAGAGAACGTATCGGCGTGA
- a CDS encoding zinc ribbon domain-containing protein, whose protein sequence is MPIYEYECSNCGKRFEIFQKISDNPLRECKFCRGVLNKLISNCSFQLKGTGWYATDYKKPVDTVGKSAHSDNGKKDTEKAETKKDVAAAASPEAKAETKAETKAEAKTESKGVSKNGGENERR, encoded by the coding sequence ATGCCAATTTATGAATATGAGTGTTCAAACTGTGGTAAACGGTTCGAAATATTTCAGAAGATTAGTGATAACCCTTTGAGAGAGTGCAAATTCTGCAGAGGAGTTCTTAATAAGCTGATTTCCAACTGTTCCTTCCAGTTGAAAGGAACAGGGTGGTATGCAACTGATTATAAGAAACCCGTAGATACAGTTGGTAAAAGCGCCCATTCTGATAATGGGAAGAAAGATACAGAGAAAGCTGAAACAAAAAAGGATGTCGCTGCAGCAGCTTCACCTGAGGCAAAAGCAGAAACTAAGGCAGAAACTAAGGCTGAGGCAAAAACAGAATCTAAAGGTGTTAGCAAAAACGGAGGAGAGAATGAACGTAGGTGA
- the carB gene encoding carbamoyl-phosphate synthase large subunit, producing the protein MPKRTDIKSILLIGSGPIIIGQACEFDYSGSQACKALREEGYRVILVNSNPATIMTDPDMAERVYIEPLTPEVLEEIIKVEKPDAILPTIGGQTGLNLATILSERGILEKYGVELIGANYKAIRKAENREEFKAAMEKINLEVPKSGLAHNMDDARKIAKDIGFPLIIRPSYTLGGTGAAVAYNIEEFEVLALRGLESSMTSEILVEESVIGWKEYELEVMRDKKDNVVIICSIENFDPMGVHTGDSITVAPAQTLTDKEYQFMRDAAIEIIREIGVETGGSNIQFAINPDDGRMVIIEMNPRVSRSSALASKATGFPIAKIAAKLAIGYTLDEIPNDITKKTPASFEPTIDYCVVKVPRFTFEKFKGADETLTIQMKSVGEAMAIGRTFKEALQKAFRSLEVGVFGIADDRLPGILNHDIIRRKLITPNKDRIFYLRHAFIAGLDIEEIFNLTGIDRWFLKNINEIVDFELELKTYKDGLTEDIMLRAKKYGFSDKQIGNILGLDEPEVRKWRLERSIKGVFKLVDTCAAEFEAYTPYYYSTYEKEDESRVSAEKKIMILGGGPNRIGQGIEFDYCCVHAAFALKELGYETIMVNSNPETVSTDYDTSDKLYFEPLTFENVLDIAEKEKPDGVIVQFGGQTPLNLAVPLQKAGVRIIGTTPESIDVAEDRDKFKNLLKKLNLTQPENGIAASFKEAKEVADSIGYPVVVRPSYVLGGRAMEIVYSDDDLINFMEKAAEASPGKPILIDKYLEDAIEIDVDAVADGEKCIVAGIMEHIEEAGIHSGDSASVLPPYSLDDNIIERIRIYTRKLAMELNVIGLMNIQYAVKNDIIYVLEVNPRASRTVPFVSKATGIQWAKVAAKLMVGMKLKDLGIEKEVDIKHIAVKESVFPFNKFYGVDTILGPEMKSTGEVMGIDQNFGAAFLKSQLGAGQNLPSEGNVLLSVKNKDKRNIVFIAKKLSDLGFRIHATKGTGKILINNGVDVKFVNKVSEGRPHIVDMIKNSALHLIINTPSGRHPKIDEISIRANAVQYKIPYTTTLSGAQAAVNAIESMKKGNIHVKALQDYYL; encoded by the coding sequence ATGCCCAAAAGAACTGACATAAAAAGCATACTGCTCATTGGCTCAGGTCCTATTATCATCGGCCAGGCATGTGAGTTTGACTATTCAGGAAGCCAGGCATGCAAGGCGCTCCGCGAGGAAGGGTACAGGGTAATCCTCGTTAACAGTAACCCTGCTACAATTATGACAGACCCTGATATGGCAGAGAGGGTTTATATAGAGCCACTCACCCCGGAGGTCCTTGAGGAGATTATAAAAGTAGAAAAGCCTGATGCGATTCTCCCCACCATAGGCGGCCAGACCGGTCTCAACCTTGCCACCATTCTCTCGGAGAGGGGGATTCTCGAAAAATACGGCGTTGAACTCATCGGGGCAAATTACAAGGCCATCAGGAAGGCTGAAAACAGGGAAGAATTCAAGGCAGCCATGGAAAAGATCAACCTCGAAGTGCCAAAAAGCGGCCTTGCCCACAATATGGACGATGCAAGAAAGATTGCAAAAGATATCGGCTTCCCTCTGATTATCAGGCCAAGTTACACCCTCGGCGGCACGGGGGCCGCTGTTGCATACAACATTGAAGAGTTCGAAGTCCTTGCCCTGCGGGGGCTCGAAAGCAGCATGACAAGTGAAATCCTCGTTGAAGAATCGGTAATCGGCTGGAAGGAATACGAACTGGAAGTCATGAGGGACAAAAAAGATAATGTCGTCATTATCTGCTCAATCGAGAATTTTGACCCCATGGGGGTACACACAGGCGACAGCATAACGGTCGCTCCGGCACAAACCCTCACCGACAAGGAATATCAGTTCATGCGTGACGCTGCCATTGAAATAATAAGAGAAATTGGCGTTGAAACCGGGGGTTCGAATATTCAGTTTGCAATCAATCCGGATGACGGCCGTATGGTTATCATAGAAATGAACCCGAGGGTGTCGAGGAGTTCTGCCCTCGCATCCAAGGCAACCGGTTTCCCCATAGCAAAAATCGCTGCCAAGCTCGCCATAGGCTATACCCTCGACGAGATACCCAATGATATTACAAAAAAAACACCTGCCTCCTTCGAACCGACCATTGATTATTGCGTTGTAAAGGTGCCTCGTTTTACCTTTGAAAAATTCAAAGGGGCGGATGAGACCTTAACCATCCAGATGAAATCGGTTGGTGAAGCAATGGCCATAGGAAGGACATTCAAAGAGGCCCTTCAGAAAGCGTTCAGGTCCCTCGAGGTAGGGGTTTTCGGGATAGCGGATGACCGCCTGCCGGGGATTCTGAACCATGACATTATAAGGAGGAAGCTGATAACCCCTAACAAGGACAGGATATTCTATCTCCGTCACGCCTTTATAGCGGGTCTGGACATAGAAGAGATATTCAATCTGACAGGGATAGACAGGTGGTTCCTGAAGAATATAAACGAGATTGTTGATTTTGAGTTGGAATTAAAAACATATAAGGATGGCCTTACAGAAGATATAATGCTCAGGGCAAAAAAATATGGTTTTTCGGACAAGCAGATAGGCAATATACTGGGGTTAGATGAGCCCGAGGTTCGAAAATGGAGATTAGAGAGGAGCATTAAGGGTGTTTTCAAGCTGGTCGACACATGCGCTGCGGAATTCGAGGCATATACGCCCTATTACTACTCAACGTATGAAAAAGAAGACGAATCCAGGGTATCGGCAGAGAAAAAAATAATGATTTTGGGCGGGGGTCCTAACAGGATTGGGCAGGGCATAGAATTTGACTATTGTTGTGTCCATGCAGCATTTGCCTTAAAAGAACTCGGATATGAAACAATAATGGTAAACAGTAACCCTGAAACAGTAAGCACTGATTATGACACGTCAGACAAATTATATTTTGAGCCCCTTACCTTTGAAAATGTCCTCGATATTGCAGAAAAGGAAAAACCTGATGGCGTGATTGTGCAATTCGGAGGCCAGACGCCGCTAAATCTTGCCGTTCCTTTACAAAAAGCAGGTGTAAGGATTATAGGCACAACACCTGAAAGCATTGACGTTGCAGAAGACAGAGATAAATTCAAGAATCTCCTGAAGAAACTTAACCTTACGCAACCGGAGAACGGCATAGCCGCATCTTTTAAAGAAGCGAAGGAGGTGGCAGACTCTATTGGCTATCCGGTTGTGGTTAGACCATCCTATGTCCTTGGCGGGAGAGCGATGGAGATTGTCTATTCTGATGATGACCTGATAAACTTTATGGAAAAGGCAGCGGAGGCTTCCCCCGGAAAACCCATTCTCATAGATAAATACCTTGAAGACGCCATAGAGATAGACGTTGACGCCGTTGCAGACGGGGAAAAATGCATCGTTGCCGGTATAATGGAACACATAGAAGAAGCAGGTATCCATTCAGGCGACAGCGCCAGTGTGCTCCCGCCTTATTCTCTTGATGACAACATTATCGAGAGGATAAGGATATATACCCGCAAGCTCGCAATGGAACTCAATGTTATCGGGCTTATGAATATCCAGTATGCTGTGAAAAATGATATCATTTATGTGCTGGAAGTCAACCCGAGGGCCAGCAGGACAGTGCCCTTTGTGAGCAAGGCAACAGGGATTCAGTGGGCAAAGGTAGCCGCAAAATTGATGGTAGGCATGAAACTGAAGGATTTAGGAATAGAAAAAGAGGTGGATATAAAACATATTGCAGTAAAAGAATCTGTTTTCCCCTTCAACAAATTTTACGGAGTTGATACCATTTTAGGTCCAGAAATGAAGTCAACAGGTGAAGTAATGGGCATTGATCAGAATTTCGGTGCGGCATTCCTGAAATCCCAACTTGGCGCAGGGCAGAACCTCCCCTCAGAAGGCAATGTCCTTTTAAGCGTAAAAAACAAAGACAAAAGAAATATTGTTTTTATTGCGAAGAAACTTTCCGATTTAGGCTTTAGAATACATGCAACGAAAGGTACCGGTAAGATTCTTATCAATAACGGTGTTGATGTGAAATTTGTGAATAAGGTCTCAGAAGGGAGGCCACATATCGTGGATATGATAAAAAATAGCGCCCTCCACCTCATCATTAATACACCAAGCGGCAGGCATCCTAAAATAGACGAAATATCAATCCGGGCAAATGCAGTGCAGTACAAAATCCCTTACACAACAACCTTATCAGGTGCACAGGCGGCAGTGAATGCCATTGAAAGCATGAAAAAAGGAAACATCCACGTGAAGGCCCTACAGGATTACTACCTTTAA
- the carA gene encoding glutamine-hydrolyzing carbamoyl-phosphate synthase small subunit translates to MKALIALEDGTIFEGKSCGIEGEKEGEIVFNTSMTGYQEIMTDPSYKGQIVTMTCPLIGNYGINNEDVESSSPKVEGFIIRELSRITSNYRATDDLANYFIKHNIIAVEEVDTRALTRHIRAKGAMKGIISTTDLDPTSLIKKAKASKGIVGIDLVKEVTCKEPYDWNNDEDIQGSGVRVQGFLNPQSRVPACGCQNPQLKVVVMDFGVKLNILRMLGKVGCHVAVVPAHTKADDILAMECDGVLLSNGPGDPEGIPYAIGEIKKLLGKIPIFGICLGQQLLGLAYGGKTYKLKFGHRGANQPIKELDTGKIYIASENHGFAVDMDSIKHEPVRATHINLNDNTIEGIEHEAYPVFSVQYHPEASPGPHDSYGLFAKFKEMMEEFKKMTKR, encoded by the coding sequence ATGAAGGCGCTTATTGCACTTGAAGACGGGACAATCTTTGAAGGAAAGAGCTGCGGCATAGAGGGTGAAAAAGAGGGCGAGATTGTCTTCAACACCAGTATGACCGGTTACCAGGAGATTATGACAGACCCCTCTTATAAAGGACAGATCGTTACCATGACCTGTCCGCTCATCGGCAACTATGGAATAAATAATGAGGATGTGGAATCCAGCAGTCCGAAGGTGGAAGGTTTCATCATAAGGGAATTAAGCAGGATCACAAGTAATTACCGGGCCACAGACGACCTTGCAAACTACTTTATAAAACACAACATAATAGCCGTTGAAGAAGTCGATACGCGCGCCCTTACGAGACACATACGTGCGAAAGGGGCAATGAAGGGCATTATATCAACAACAGACTTGGACCCAACAAGCCTTATCAAAAAGGCAAAGGCATCGAAGGGGATTGTAGGTATAGATCTGGTAAAAGAGGTAACGTGCAAGGAACCTTATGATTGGAACAACGACGAAGATATTCAAGGGTCAGGGGTCAGGGTTCAGGGTTTTTTAAATCCGCAATCCCGGGTACCCGCTTGCGGGTGCCAAAATCCGCAATTAAAGGTTGTTGTTATGGACTTCGGGGTGAAACTCAACATTCTAAGGATGCTCGGGAAGGTTGGTTGTCACGTCGCTGTAGTCCCAGCACATACAAAGGCAGATGATATTTTAGCCATGGAGTGCGATGGAGTGCTTCTCTCCAACGGTCCAGGTGACCCTGAAGGCATTCCGTATGCAATAGGGGAAATTAAGAAGCTTCTCGGAAAAATCCCCATATTTGGCATCTGCCTTGGCCAGCAGTTACTCGGCCTTGCCTATGGCGGAAAAACATACAAGCTCAAATTCGGACACAGGGGCGCAAACCAGCCCATAAAAGAATTAGATACCGGCAAAATTTATATAGCATCTGAAAACCATGGTTTTGCTGTTGATATGGACTCGATAAAACATGAACCCGTGAGGGCCACCCATATTAACCTTAACGACAATACGATTGAAGGGATTGAGCATGAGGCATATCCCGTTTTTTCCGTCCAATACCATCCGGAGGCCTCTCCTGGACCCCATGATTCGTATGGACTTTTTGCAAAATTCAAAGAAATGATGGAAGAATTCAAGAAAATGACGAAACGGTGA